The window aacatcaataatgtgctgtcagtcaccatagcaaccttcgagctgctcggtgttatctccaaagtaaaaatccaaagttacctcCCGTGCCGTGACgggacagtccaaccgttaatcttcgtctctctctctcttttcaaaacaaaccatcagtgataaataactctctctttctctcttcaaacagttaatagcagcactcctggatcccctcacactggTCAAAGTCTATTACGCTCCCCAACCTGCTGCTCCCTTTTTCTccttgggcagtggacctgactgaaatcaaacaacaggaattctgcagatgctggaaattcaagcaacacacatcaaagttgctggtgaacgacgAAGttcaccaaagttgctggtgaagtgtcctgacgaagggtctcggcttgaaacgttgactgtacctcttcctagagatgctgcctggcctgctgcgttcaccagcaactttgatgtgtgctgagTGAAATCACCTCCTTTCAAACTTCCGATTTAGGTACCAGGATGATAATGGTCTTCTTAAAACAAGTGGAAtgaagcagggagaggttaaaaaaTGTCTGGAAGTGTCCCCATCAGCTTATCAGCACAGGATCTAAGGTCACAGCCGCAGACATCATCAGGGCCAGATGCATTCTGTGGGTTCATTATCCAGATAAATGATCTTACATCTGTAGCAGTGACAATGGGTTTAGGTGCATTGGAGATATATAAAATGATGAATGATCTGGATAGAGAGCATTGCAGCAGGCTGCTGTCGCTGATGGAGTGGTCACACAACAAAGGACACAGGTATAATGCAAGGAGAAAGAATGTGAAGAAAAGCTTTTCGACGCAGTGCGTGTTTGCAGTTTGAACACACTTCCTGCAGGTATGGTGGAGACAGGTTCCATTGTATCTTTCAAGAGGAAATTTCCGAGAAACATACACAAATCTGCCAGTTGAGGTGAAAATGGGACAATTTTTTAACAAGCTGCAGCACTCCATTGGAAAAGAAATAAGGACAATTCACTGGGTCGCCAACTTGGCCACAAGCCAGTGAATTTGATCTCACAGGTCACTGATGCTGAATATTCACAGAAATAAGTTTAACATGTGTGTATTCTATGAAGAAACTTCCTGAACATTAAGTATCTGTGCAAGAGCCTCTGAAAGAGGAGGGTGAGCATATGAGACACTAAGGTTGTGAACCATGTTGGTACTACCAACCACAACATAGGTACGAAAAGATTTATGGTCCTGCAAAGGAAGTTTAAGGAGTtaggtggaaaattgaaaatcgGAAGTGTATGCACTGTTTTTGGTTTTCCTCTCAGGCTGAATGACATTAGacctagaggtcacaggtttatGATCAAAGATGAAATACttaaaggggaacttcttcattcaaaggACAGTATAAGCATGAAACAAACTGCTAGCAGAAATGGTGGGtgtaggttcaattgcaacatctaagagaaggttggatagaTAATATGGATGCCAGGGGTTTGGAGAAATATGGATTAGTTGCAAgtaggtgggactaggcagaacagcGGGACTATATGGGCCAAAGGCCTATTTCTCTGCTATAATACTCTGTGACTTCTATGGGTCTCATCTTGGAAATATTCCATGTGGAAGATAGACCAGATTAATGCATGGCTAAAGAGATGCTACAGGAGAGAGGATCATTGAAGGCTCTACTGGGCAGTACTgagctgtacaaaaaggatgggttgcacctgtaCTAAAGAAAGACTACTATCCTTGCAAGGATGTTAGTTAGCCACTGCCATTCAGGAGGGTTTCAACTCATGAGGCAGATGGGTGGGAGTCAAAATAACAGTGTAGCAAGGTTGATTCATATgcagaaaacagaacaggcaaATCCAGACAACCTTTTCATAAATCTCCCCTGTCCGAAGTCAACACGACTCATGCCTTCATGGATGTCAGACTGTAACCAATCCGTAACCTTGCTTAACAAATTTAGACAGAGAAATATTCAACAGCACCCATGAACAGTAGCAGATTCAAAATGTAGTTTaaaacaagaaacaaaaaaaaaccaacaaGCTTACTGGATGTATATATTCAAACATTTATTGAGTTCTGAGAGAATATACTTATAGACTATATAAAAGCATATACACCCATGCATACATAGATATTTCTGCTATATATTTAAAATGCACTTGACACACAAAGTTCATGAAAATGTTGGTGCTGTGTGTAGCATAGTACTTATGATGTACAGCTGTTAAACTGAAGGTCTGAACTATTGCCCTGAAGGGTCAAGTTCCAGACCCATTTTGATGTAATTTAAATTCAAGGCTAATAAAAATTGAATTTTTTAGAGAACTGGTATCAGCCATGGTGACAATGAAGCTAGTGGATTGCTGCAAAAGAAAATACAACTACTTTCCTCTAGGGAAAGAAGTCTGCATGATGTTTGGTTGACTCTTAATTAACTTCTGATAAAGCTGCACAGTAATGACAGGCAAGGAAAGCAGTAGATGGTAAAGGAGGCTCACCAAAACATTAAGAGAAATTAGGAGTGGACAACAGATGCTGCCCATTCTAAAAGAAACATTTGTCAGCTTTTGGATATTTTCTTCTTGCTAATAATTGTTCACTGCATTTCTGCAGCTATAGAAAATGAGAATTAAAACTAATGATATTGACTGAACAGTCTAGGAAGGACAAAAACAGGGACCACAGTCAATGAAGTTACAGGAAGCTTGACCACAAGCACTAGAGGTCAGTCTCTCGACTCATAGTTGGATGTAACTGATACAACCTCAGGGAAATCAGATCACACACAGATAAGGAAATCATTTTGTACCTTTCAGTGAGAATCCTTTTTCAATGCCGTAGGGTTCTTTcagattcacaaaatgctggagaaactcagcaagtcaagcagcatctggaggggaataaacagttcacgttttgggctgagacccttcatcaggttgaAGGATCTTAGCCCGAAACATAGtactcctttctctctccccacctccttcTTCCCActttccttttcagttttgatcaaggatcttggtccaaaatattgactgttccttccctttcatagatactgcctggactGCTAggatcctccaccattttgtgtgtgcagctcaagatttccagcatctgcagaatcccttgtgcttATTCTTCCAGGCTTTGCGTGCTTAGTATCCCTTCACAACAAACTTGGCTTTCCTGGAATCAGTCTGATAAATCTTTACTGTACTTTCATTATTGCAAGTGTATTCTTTCATGGGAAAGGGGCCAGATTTACAAATGATATTCCAGATGTTGTCTCTTGTGGACCCTATATAATTTGACCAGGTTATCGCTACTTTGTATTCAGTTCCTCTTATATAAAGACTAGCATGTCATTTGCTTTATGAATTGCTGGTTCACTAATTAGGACAACCAAATTCCTTTGCAAGCTGATATCATTCAATTCCTCATCAATAAAATGAATAAACCATAAGGCATCGAAGAAAGATTCTGACTGAAAGGTacaaaattatttcattttctgtGTCTGTAATCTGATTTTCCTGAGGTTACTAAGCTTTTTGCACTGTTGTGACTGAGTTCAAGAAAGCTTGCAAACTAAAGtgatgttgtcacttagcatatcagACATGGTCACAGTTGATCAATCAATAGTTGGGATGTTTGTATATTCAAGAGTCAGCACTCACAGCATTAAATTTGAGTATCCAGGATTTCTGTCCCTAGAAACTTTTAGACCATAAGGACATAGGAAAAGATTCAGGCTATTCAGCCCGTTGAGTTTTCTCCTCCAttccatccctctcaaccccattctcctgccttctccccacaacctttgaccccccccccactaaccaagaacctatcaaactctggtttaaatatagccaatgacttggcctgacagccgtttgtggcaatgaattccacagattccccaccttctggctaaagaaattcctcctcatctctattttaaaagggtgcccctctattctgaggctgtagcctctgatcctagactcacccactgtaggaaacatacttgctacatccactctgtctaggcctttcaatattcgatagattccaatgagatccccccaccccccgccatccttctaaactccagtgagtacagtcccagaaccatcaaatacacttcacatgttaaccctttcattcattgaatcattcttgtgaacctccccttgaccctctccaacatcttttcttagataaggggcccaaaactgctaacaGTACtacagtgtcttataaagcctcagctcaGATATTCTTGctctaatattctagtcctctcaaaatgaacgctaacattatATTTGTCATCCTTATGACCAAGTCAACCTGTAAGTTacctctagggaatcctgcacaaggactcccaagtccctttgcacctctgatttttgaattttctccctgtttagaaaacaatTTATGCCtttataccaaagtgcatgaccatccacTTCTCTACAtgatattctatctgccactttgccattcttccaatctgcacAAGAGTTCCTGcgaactccctgcttcctcaacactcgaTAGCCCTCCAAATACTCCACCTTTGATTTTTTTCTCTATCAAAGTGGATAGGCTGATATCTTTTTCTacattgcattccatctgccatctttcgaCCATTCTGTTAGCCTGTCTGTATTTCCCCTTGAAGGCTCCTTGCATACTTCTCATATTTTTGTGTTGCCCTATAGTCTTGTCTCATCTTGGAACTTGGATATATTACACTTGGTCCTCTctttccaaatcattgatataaatcaATCCCTGCTCTGATCCTTGTAGCACCCTATTGATTATATCATCTTGAGTTGAAAATGACTTACTTGTTTCAACTCTgtgttttctttttgtaatttaatcCTCAGTCCACATGAGTATATTACTGCCAATGCCATGTGCTCTaaatttgttttataatatgatGTGACTTATTGAAGCTCTTCTGTAAAGTCAtaatacaccacatccattggtcccctttatctattctactaaTTACCACTCAAAACTCCCCACAGATTTatcaaacatgattttccttttataAACCTGCATTATATCTGAGCAGTCCTCTTGTTATTTTTTCTATGATCCTCTTCCCTATTCTTGCAGCCTGTCCATCAAATCCAATTGAAAGAGGGAAGATAGGATGAAACAAAAGTTAACTCAGGATCAGGAGACAAGGCTTCCTCAGTATGCAAGTAGTTACGATCTGGAACTCTCTGCCCCAAGAGTGGTGTAAACAGTCAATCCGAACAATCAAAGGAAAATCAGATAGGCATGTGAGGAAGAACAGTTTGCTGGACTGTGGGGAAAGTGGGCATGAATAAAATGCTGGGATCAATCTACTTGGTGTCAATGTAGACCCAGTGGGCTAATTGATCTCCTTCTGTGCCATAAGAATTTAATGATTCAATGGTTCATAAGACtttaagttataggagcagaattaggccattcagccaattgagTCTGCGTCGCCATTTCTTCACGCTTACTTATTATCCCTtttatccccattctcctgctttctccagtAACCTTCTCGAATGGTTCAATAGGGGTCATGTGAGGAAAACCTGAGTGGGAAAGAATAAAGTGATGAGAGTAGAGGACACGTATCAAATATGCGTGCAACATCATTCATCCTGAATGATGTTGTTGCTTCTGAGATGGATGTTTGGCAAAACCTCTAGAAGATGTCCTTTGATTTGCTGCAAGATACTATGCTTCAGAAGGTGTTTGGTTTGGTTAGTTCACAAGCGCCCTGTACACAATGGCATGTTAAAGTATTTTTGGATGGTGAAGATTCAATTCAACAATATTTGTAGAATAGGAAGATTGACTTCTCAGCATTgtgtctccacatccttcctacaccATAGTCATTTCCACATCAGAACACACACAGTTTTGCTGCTTGCTGAGTTCACTTTGCTCTGGTGCAGTAGTAACGATGATCCCCAGATCCTTATAACAGCCAGTCTTCTTGACTATCTTCATTAAAATATTCTTCGGGTGTCTTCTAAATCTTTCATTCACAAAAGCATAGAGGAGTGGGTTGAAGCAGCAGTGGGTGAAAGCAATGGACTCCGTCACCTGCAATGCATAATCCAGCCTTTTGCTCATCTCACAGCCGCCAATCACACCCAGATCCTCCAGGGAATGCAAGAAAAGGACAATGTTGTAAgggaaccacaaaacaaagaaaacagcgACTAACATGATGACCAGTTTTAAGGCTTTGTCCTTGCCAAAGGATCTGGACTTGAGGAGGACAGATGCAATCTGTGTATAAAAGAAAATCATGGCAAAAAATGGAATGATAAATGCAATGATGTTGATCTGGAGTTGGATTGTAGTCTTCCAGAGCACTAGTTGATCACTACCATAGTTACTGAGGCAGGTGTACCTATCACTGACTTTCCTGGACTGGCTGAAGATGAATTCAGGGATTGTAACCAACATTGCTAGGGTCCAGACAGCGGCACTGATGATGATGCTTTTGAAGATTGTCCTGTAGTTCTTCATAGAGACTGTGTGAACAATTTGCAGATAC of the Mobula birostris isolate sMobBir1 chromosome 3, sMobBir1.hap1, whole genome shotgun sequence genome contains:
- the LOC140194795 gene encoding atypical chemokine receptor 2-like, giving the protein MKMSSISLVDPSPNTTYYNEDYNYSDIDLIPYLFCGKEEVKAFGKIFLPVLYITVFVFGMLGNSFLVLMIVKYLKLKTMTDIYLLNLAVSDFLFAVSLPFWATYVTSEWIFGNAMCKIISAVYTMNFYSGIFFIACMSMDMYLQIVHTVSMKNYRTIFKSIIISAAVWTLAMLVTIPEFIFSQSRKVSDRYTCLSNYGSDQLVLWKTTIQLQINIIAFIIPFFAMIFFYTQIASVLLKSRSFGKDKALKLVIMLVAVFFVLWFPYNIVLFLHSLEDLGVIGGCEMSKRLDYALQVTESIAFTHCCFNPLLYAFVNERFRRHPKNILMKIVKKTGCYKDLGIIVTTAPEQSELSKQQNCVCSDVEMTMV